Proteins found in one Verrucomicrobiota bacterium genomic segment:
- a CDS encoding cysteine synthase family protein, with translation MFYRQAYQDLGNLVPVKTYLSVPTSNHILPSVVDVIGDTPVVELARLTGGLSGRILAKLDYLNPGFSKKDRIARQIIEDAEFSGALRPGQTVVELTSGNTGTGLAIVCGVKGYPFVAVMSRGNSIERARMMTALGAEVVLVDQLPTSTPGQVSGGDLELVEQETRRIVTARNAFRADQFNLAGNFRAHYLNTGPEFLRQSGGRLDAFCDFAGTGGTFAGCAAAFKEHNSAIQCFVVEPAGAAVLSGEPVAYPGHKIQGGGYAMKSLPLLNAKHIDGYVTVTDTAAIEMARRLAREEGIFAGFSSGANVVAACQLLESRFAGQTIAVIICDSGLKYLSTDLWP, from the coding sequence ATGTTTTATCGTCAAGCCTATCAGGACTTGGGTAACCTCGTGCCCGTGAAGACGTATTTATCTGTGCCAACAAGCAACCATATCCTTCCCTCAGTGGTGGATGTCATCGGCGATACCCCCGTCGTGGAACTCGCGCGGTTGACGGGCGGACTCAGTGGGCGCATCCTCGCCAAACTGGATTACCTCAACCCTGGCTTTTCCAAGAAGGACCGCATTGCGCGGCAAATCATTGAAGATGCCGAGTTCTCCGGTGCGTTGCGCCCCGGCCAGACGGTCGTGGAATTAACCAGCGGCAACACCGGCACCGGGCTGGCCATTGTGTGCGGGGTCAAGGGATACCCGTTTGTGGCGGTCATGTCGCGTGGCAACTCCATCGAACGGGCACGAATGATGACGGCTTTGGGCGCCGAAGTGGTGCTGGTGGATCAATTGCCAACGTCCACGCCGGGGCAGGTGTCCGGCGGCGATCTGGAATTGGTGGAACAGGAAACCCGGCGAATCGTGACGGCGCGCAACGCCTTTCGCGCGGATCAATTCAATCTGGCGGGTAATTTCCGCGCGCATTATCTCAACACCGGCCCTGAATTCCTCCGCCAATCGGGTGGCAGGCTGGATGCCTTTTGCGACTTTGCCGGAACCGGCGGCACCTTTGCGGGATGCGCCGCCGCCTTTAAAGAACATAATTCCGCGATCCAATGTTTCGTCGTTGAACCGGCGGGGGCGGCGGTTTTATCCGGTGAACCGGTGGCTTATCCGGGACACAAAATCCAAGGGGGCGGTTACGCGATGAAGTCGTTACCGCTACTCAATGCGAAACACATTGATGGCTACGTGACGGTTACCGACACGGCCGCGATTGAGATGGCCCGCCGCTTGGCGCGGGAGGAGGGTATCTTTGCGGGGTTCTCCTCCGGGGCGAACGTCGTCGCCGCCTGCCAATTACTCGAATCCAGATTCGCCGGACAAACGATCGCGGTCATCATTTGCGATTCCGGCCTGAAGTATCTGAGCACCGACTTGTGGCCATAG
- a CDS encoding SUMF1/EgtB/PvdO family nonheme iron enzyme has protein sequence MASPTSSVQWVPGQPVGAGRFVLGQLLILLLILISGCVVGKQGPNQLAGKQTGTNKAVPQLGERWTNSLGMSFAPVPGTKVLFGIWDVRVKDYAAYAASVPGVDASWKKVEYEGVPVSDGPEHPVTMVSWEDAKAFCAWLTKKEQGEGKLAAGQEYRLPTDAEWSYAVGIGDKEGNGTPKDKKNGQLDDVYPWGNQWPPPKGAGNYVDMTSRQKFGEKRTFIEGYDDGYATTSPVGSFKANSFGLYDMGGNVWQWCEDFYDGQSGSRVLRGALWYGADPDDLRSSFRNLNTPVNRINFFGFRVVVVAAGSVR, from the coding sequence ATGGCAAGTCCAACCAGCAGCGTGCAATGGGTTCCCGGCCAACCAGTCGGCGCGGGGCGTTTTGTATTGGGGCAACTGCTGATTCTTCTATTGATACTCATCAGCGGCTGCGTCGTTGGCAAGCAGGGGCCGAACCAGCTCGCTGGAAAGCAAACGGGGACCAATAAAGCCGTGCCGCAACTGGGCGAGCGCTGGACGAATAGTCTGGGGATGTCCTTTGCACCGGTGCCGGGGACGAAGGTGTTGTTTGGCATCTGGGATGTGCGGGTGAAGGACTATGCCGCGTATGCAGCCTCCGTTCCGGGGGTGGATGCTTCGTGGAAGAAGGTAGAATATGAGGGCGTGCCAGTGAGCGATGGGCCGGAGCATCCGGTGACGATGGTAAGTTGGGAGGATGCCAAGGCGTTCTGTGCGTGGCTGACCAAGAAGGAACAAGGCGAAGGGAAATTGGCCGCCGGGCAGGAATACCGGCTGCCGACGGATGCGGAGTGGAGCTATGCGGTGGGGATTGGGGATAAAGAAGGAAACGGAACTCCAAAGGATAAGAAAAACGGACAACTTGATGATGTCTATCCATGGGGCAACCAATGGCCGCCGCCGAAGGGGGCGGGGAACTACGTGGATATGACGAGCCGCCAGAAGTTCGGTGAGAAACGGACCTTTATTGAGGGGTATGATGACGGGTACGCGACGACGTCGCCAGTGGGCAGCTTTAAGGCGAATTCGTTTGGTTTATATGATATGGGCGGGAATGTGTGGCAGTGGTGCGAGGATTTCTATGATGGCCAAAGTGGCTCTCGGGTGTTGCGCGGGGCGTTGTGGTACGGCGCTGATCCCGACGATCTGCGATCCTCGTTCCGTAACCTCAACACGCCTGTTAATCGGATCAACTTTTTCGGTTTTCGGGTGGTGGTGGTGGCGGCGGGGTCTGTGCGTTAG
- a CDS encoding electron transfer flavoprotein subunit beta translates to MSISYQIVVCGSLVPDPLQTLEPVTSPAGPALKNEMMLPAVLDPWASHALYEAANLASKMPGSKVYLASLGPKAKLQQVMMSVAQKVPFELVALDGSASGFTDATETANALADAIQAIPGLDKAKLLVFGGWESASRGAGVTMQIIGERLGIVDQFQGVDQLTVNADGSLKILERIEGGKHQVSVCAAPPALLGWATGNLPEPRNNPQVGMTNMRTVMPALQRAKVVKVAAEGVTYASVSLPKQQRDTKVVKDLNPDQVAQEIVTWISQP, encoded by the coding sequence ATGAGTATTTCGTATCAGATTGTGGTGTGCGGGAGCCTGGTTCCCGACCCGTTGCAAACCTTGGAGCCGGTGACCAGCCCTGCTGGTCCGGCCCTGAAAAATGAAATGATGCTGCCAGCCGTGCTGGACCCTTGGGCCAGCCACGCGCTGTATGAGGCCGCCAATCTGGCGTCCAAAATGCCGGGCAGCAAGGTGTACCTGGCTAGTCTTGGGCCCAAAGCCAAACTGCAACAGGTCATGATGAGTGTCGCCCAAAAGGTGCCGTTTGAACTGGTTGCCCTGGACGGCTCGGCCAGCGGGTTTACCGACGCCACCGAAACCGCCAATGCCCTGGCAGACGCCATCCAAGCCATTCCCGGCCTGGACAAAGCCAAACTGCTGGTCTTCGGCGGTTGGGAATCGGCCTCGCGCGGCGCGGGCGTCACCATGCAGATCATCGGCGAGCGCTTGGGGATTGTCGATCAATTCCAAGGCGTGGATCAACTAACCGTAAATGCGGATGGGTCGCTGAAGATTTTGGAACGCATCGAAGGCGGCAAACATCAAGTGTCCGTCTGCGCCGCCCCCCCTGCCCTTTTGGGTTGGGCCACCGGAAACCTGCCCGAGCCGCGCAATAACCCGCAGGTGGGCATGACCAATATGCGCACCGTGATGCCGGCGTTGCAACGCGCCAAAGTGGTCAAAGTAGCCGCCGAGGGCGTCACCTACGCCAGCGTCTCTCTGCCCAAACAACAACGCGACACCAAAGTGGTCAAGGATTTGAACCCGGACCAAGTGGCACAGGAAATCGTAACCTGGATCAGCCAACCATAA
- a CDS encoding radical SAM protein produces the protein MRLLLTSVFGPYGVDDEFGRKENKMELFHNQITREQGIFSYRFNHHSFGLQFLAQNLSFPSVVLDFPSRDRFIEEIKKGYEYVGISFIVPNLIKVQEMAKLVRKYAPKSKIILGGHGTNIPNLESRVEHDHICRGEGVAFLRQLFGEDMNRPITHPLAHSSVHRQVMGVPLPQTSGVLIPGVGCANKCRFCATSHFFGAYTPYLNTGADVFKVCSDYEEKMGVTDFGVLDENFMKLPERAKELIALMEKNDKYFTFGIFSSAETLMQLGDLDLLVRMGVTFIWIGVESKKEVYEKNKGVDFHKLVMDLRRRGISVLTSAILFSEHHDHNTIWEDVDFAISLQPDYLQFMQLGPIPGTSLYKDYVQKGMIMDDVPYEEQHGQDMIWFRHPHFTREESRDFIRRAFERDYEVNGASFIRSMRTILWGYQYTSSHADPRVRRRAANFHKLAEQMRHFLLAARLFSVNKKTAELVREVKAEFTKLFGWFDPLAFGVLAYACKEQLRLKTKGEARQPEHMYLQFPKNVSVNLACPCPTAG, from the coding sequence ATGCGGCTATTATTAACATCAGTATTCGGGCCATACGGCGTTGACGACGAGTTCGGGCGTAAAGAGAACAAGATGGAGTTATTCCATAATCAGATTACGCGCGAGCAAGGCATCTTCTCATACCGTTTTAACCATCACAGCTTTGGACTGCAGTTTTTGGCACAAAACCTGTCCTTTCCCAGCGTAGTTTTGGACTTTCCCTCGCGCGACCGTTTTATTGAGGAAATCAAAAAAGGCTACGAATACGTAGGGATCAGCTTCATTGTTCCTAATTTGATCAAAGTCCAGGAGATGGCCAAACTGGTGCGGAAATACGCGCCGAAAAGCAAAATCATTTTGGGTGGCCATGGGACGAACATTCCCAACCTGGAATCCCGGGTGGAGCATGATCATATCTGTCGCGGCGAAGGCGTGGCGTTTTTGCGCCAGCTTTTTGGCGAGGATATGAATCGCCCCATTACCCATCCGTTGGCGCACAGTTCGGTGCATCGGCAGGTCATGGGCGTGCCGTTACCGCAGACTTCCGGGGTTCTGATTCCTGGCGTGGGTTGTGCCAATAAGTGCCGGTTCTGCGCCACCTCACATTTCTTTGGAGCCTATACTCCCTATTTAAACACGGGGGCCGACGTCTTCAAGGTGTGCAGTGACTACGAAGAGAAGATGGGCGTCACTGATTTTGGCGTGCTGGATGAGAATTTCATGAAGCTGCCGGAGCGCGCGAAAGAGTTGATTGCACTGATGGAGAAAAATGACAAATATTTCACGTTTGGCATTTTCAGTTCGGCGGAGACGTTGATGCAACTGGGGGATCTGGATTTGTTGGTCCGCATGGGGGTGACCTTTATCTGGATTGGCGTTGAATCCAAAAAAGAGGTGTACGAGAAGAATAAGGGCGTGGATTTCCACAAATTGGTGATGGACCTGCGCCGGCGCGGCATCAGTGTATTGACCTCTGCGATTTTATTTTCGGAGCATCACGACCATAATACCATTTGGGAAGACGTTGATTTCGCCATTTCCTTGCAGCCGGATTATCTGCAATTCATGCAGTTGGGTCCCATTCCGGGCACCTCGTTATACAAGGACTACGTGCAAAAGGGCATGATCATGGATGACGTGCCTTACGAGGAACAGCACGGCCAGGACATGATTTGGTTCCGGCATCCGCATTTCACCCGCGAAGAGAGCCGGGATTTCATCCGTCGCGCGTTTGAGCGCGATTACGAGGTGAATGGCGCTTCCTTCATCCGCTCCATGCGCACGATTTTGTGGGGGTACCAATATACCTCGAGTCACGCCGATCCACGCGTCCGCCGTCGCGCGGCGAATTTTCATAAGCTCGCGGAGCAAATGCGGCACTTCCTGCTGGCGGCCCGGCTTTTCAGCGTTAATAAGAAAACCGCTGAACTGGTGCGCGAAGTCAAAGCGGAGTTTACCAAGCTGTTCGGCTGGTTCGATCCGTTGGCGTTCGGGGTGCTGGCGTATGCCTGCAAGGAACAGTTGCGCCTCAAGACCAAGGGCGAAGCGCGGCAACCCGAGCACATGTACCTTCAATTCCCCAAAAATGTCTCGGTGAATCTTGCGTGTCCTTGTCCCACTGCGGGCTGA
- a CDS encoding electron transfer flavoprotein subunit alpha, protein MEKILVLIHTETDGSLGKAALESLTAANNLVSSLPGSSLSVGVVGGNVQPAAAQLGGLGAAQILGVAGADFEQSRYASDAAAVETLCQTVQPTIVVAVGTSRWARVLPGTASRLKGRAETHVTQVGVSDGKITVTRWYYRQRMEALLQRAQRPWFIVLDAGCYPAFKSDGSAVSIQPVAVALPDACKRTQVTGIQAPPADEQTIRPDAELLFVTGAGWTKKQADGQPHVKDAETHILGFLKLTRASLGSSKSLVDLSGEGQQVLSFLTHLNQIGQTGSTPRHAKGLATCCHGEEPHTVGWRFINERRAINLDANCGWARGKADVLYVTDAFAVMKKVNEMLATKPASD, encoded by the coding sequence ATGGAAAAGATTCTCGTTTTAATACACACGGAAACCGATGGTTCGCTGGGCAAGGCCGCGCTGGAATCCCTGACCGCCGCCAATAACCTCGTCAGCAGTCTGCCAGGCAGCAGCCTGTCCGTCGGCGTGGTCGGCGGCAATGTGCAACCCGCCGCCGCGCAACTCGGCGGACTGGGTGCCGCCCAGATATTGGGTGTGGCGGGAGCGGATTTTGAACAGTCCCGTTATGCCAGTGACGCGGCGGCAGTGGAAACCCTTTGCCAGACCGTTCAGCCAACCATCGTCGTCGCGGTAGGCACCTCGCGCTGGGCGCGCGTGTTGCCAGGTACCGCGAGTCGTCTGAAAGGCCGCGCGGAAACGCATGTGACCCAAGTCGGCGTGAGCGACGGGAAAATCACGGTCACCCGCTGGTACTACCGTCAACGCATGGAAGCCTTGTTGCAACGCGCCCAACGCCCTTGGTTCATTGTACTGGACGCTGGTTGTTACCCGGCCTTCAAGAGCGATGGCAGCGCGGTGAGCATCCAACCCGTGGCCGTGGCCCTGCCGGATGCCTGCAAGCGCACCCAAGTTACCGGGATACAAGCGCCGCCCGCTGACGAACAGACCATTCGACCGGATGCGGAATTACTCTTCGTAACCGGAGCGGGCTGGACCAAAAAACAGGCCGACGGCCAGCCGCACGTGAAAGATGCCGAAACCCACATCCTGGGTTTTCTGAAGCTTACCCGCGCCTCGCTCGGCAGCAGCAAATCGTTGGTGGACCTTAGCGGTGAAGGCCAACAAGTGCTCTCCTTCTTGACGCACCTGAACCAGATCGGGCAGACCGGTTCCACCCCGCGCCACGCCAAAGGGCTGGCCACCTGCTGCCACGGTGAAGAACCGCACACCGTCGGCTGGCGTTTCATCAACGAACGCCGCGCCATCAACCTGGATGCGAATTGCGGCTGGGCACGCGGTAAAGCGGACGTGTTGTATGTCACCGACGCATTTGCGGTAATGAAAAAAGTGAACGAAATGCTGGCCACCAAACCGGCATCAGACTGA
- a CDS encoding DUF1080 domain-containing protein: protein MMNHTHSKTSVWPDVAKLFFGAMASLVFAVPGVTHAADNELTAQEKQDGWVLLFDGKSVAQWKCKDKPMPEGQAQEGCINTSKQGVYVSHFDRMFTNFHFMCDFRFEAKCNSGIFIHGTDLGGGDIHRGVEIQVFDSFGKAKPDKHDAGAVYDLLEPSKNAIKPAGEWNHIEIISQGSTLRIILNGETVIDTDFAKWTEAGKNPDGTKNKFKWAFKDQKPEGYIGLQDHGHPCWYKNLKVKPLQ, encoded by the coding sequence ATGATGAATCATACGCACAGCAAAACTTCCGTTTGGCCGGACGTGGCCAAGTTATTTTTCGGTGCAATGGCGAGCTTGGTCTTCGCGGTTCCCGGCGTGACCCATGCGGCGGATAACGAACTGACCGCGCAGGAGAAACAAGATGGCTGGGTGTTATTATTCGACGGAAAGAGCGTGGCACAATGGAAATGCAAGGATAAGCCCATGCCTGAAGGCCAGGCGCAGGAGGGCTGCATCAATACCTCCAAGCAGGGCGTGTACGTGTCGCACTTTGACCGGATGTTCACGAATTTTCATTTCATGTGTGATTTCCGATTTGAGGCCAAGTGCAACAGCGGCATCTTCATCCACGGCACCGATTTGGGCGGCGGGGATATCCATCGCGGCGTTGAAATTCAGGTGTTTGATTCCTTCGGCAAGGCGAAGCCGGACAAGCACGATGCGGGCGCGGTCTATGACCTCCTGGAGCCCAGCAAGAACGCCATCAAGCCGGCGGGCGAATGGAACCACATCGAAATCATCTCCCAAGGCTCCACCCTCCGGATCATCCTCAACGGCGAAACCGTGATTGACACCGATTTCGCCAAGTGGACCGAGGCTGGGAAGAATCCCGATGGCACCAAGAACAAGTTCAAATGGGCCTTCAAGGATCAAAAGCCGGAAGGCTACATCGGCCTCCAGGACCACGGGCATCCTTGCTGGTACAAGAACCTGAAAGTAAAGCCGCTGCAGTAA
- a CDS encoding UvrB/UvrC motif-containing protein, giving the protein MKTGMNASPLFLCQGTNQQIRRPISEVQRLEIAMKEVVARQAFEQAAILRDQLRALRTKPEDSSPKS; this is encoded by the coding sequence ATGAAAACCGGAATGAATGCAAGCCCGCTTTTTTTATGCCAAGGGACCAACCAACAAATCCGCCGCCCCATCTCCGAGGTGCAGCGCCTGGAAATCGCGATGAAAGAGGTGGTCGCCCGGCAAGCCTTCGAGCAGGCCGCGATTCTGCGTGATCAACTCCGGGCCTTGCGAACCAAACCGGAGGATTCATCCCCAAAATCCTGA